One genomic region from Epinephelus moara isolate mb chromosome 8, YSFRI_EMoa_1.0, whole genome shotgun sequence encodes:
- the si:ch211-12e13.1 gene encoding uncharacterized protein si:ch211-12e13.1 — protein MVCCANYQRSLICSTALFYNFIKPAVVHYNDPLGATMGNAQSYTAASLSACCVYIIYVYIYCSHKLLKTSVLHNERLPSFVYLYIKYVTRALTRRTGYLHTATTETRDVVYTVLSCRLETPLLRRFCSAAGYGWDYPDTQYRDIPLCFPEILCRRLLLMVLTDENFSLSPAGLVRVQQRVKTLQPVDELKRGPFMLQARVLEYRQIDAGVEVDICLSATSRAGCPVWESVLTLLSKNTNHKASIGLLRNERQCLSTGQPNESVPENVKRVELRVPRITGLQRVWSFSDYNPYRLLSLPARLVGYRLQAPSLWMLSVCLAEIEKHKGVGVITAPISITAQFKEPLLVPGRVTIKFWETTKDGDQSPAQSLSFHMQQHGSNISHMKGLISR, from the exons ATGGTTTGTTGTGCTAACTACCAAAGGTCATTGATATGTAGTACTGCACTGTTTTATAACTTTATTAAACCCGCTGTGGTGCATTATAATGATCCACTTGGAGCTACAATGGGGAATGCGCAGAGTTACACTGCTGCCTCGCTCTCTGCATGTTGTGTGTATAtcatttatgtttacatttactGCTCTCATAAGTTGTTGAAAACAAGTGTCCTCCACAACGAGAGACTTCCCAGTTTCGTGTATCTTTACATCAAATATGTGACCAGAGCTCTGACTCGGAGGACAGGCTACTTACACACAGCAACGACAGAGACGCGTGACGTCGTTTACACGGTCCTCAGCTGCAG GCTGGAGACTCCCCTGTTGAGGAGGTTCTGCAGTGCTGCAGGGTATGGTTGGGATTATCCAGACACCCAATACAGAGACATCCCACTGTGcttcccagagatcctgtgccGCAGACTGCTGCTCATGGTGCTGACTGATGAAAATTTCAGCCTCAGCCCAGCAG GTCTGGTTCGTGTGCAACAAAGAGTGAAAACCCTTCAGCCAGTCGATGAACTGAAGAGGGGTCCGTTCATGCTGCAGGCTCGAGTCCTGGAGTATCGGCAAATTGATGCAGGGGTGGAGGTggacatctgtctgtctgccactTCTCGTGCCGGTTGCCCAGTGTGGGAGAGCGTCCTGACACTgctgtccaaaaacacaaaccacaaaGCCAGCATAGGCTTACTCAGGAATGAGCGGCAAT GTCTTTCGACAGGCCAACCCAATGAGTCTGTGCCAGAAAATGTAAAGCGGGTAGAGCTCAGAGTTCCGAGGATTACCGGCCTGCAGCGTGTATGGTCCTTCTCTGACTACAACCCCTATCGGCTCCTCTCTCTACCAGCCAGGCTCGTTGGCTACAGATTGCAGGCACCAAGTCTCTGGatgctgtctgtctgcttggcTGAAATAGAAAAGCACAAAG GTGTTGGAGTCATCACAGCTCCCATCAGCATCACTGCCCAGTTTAAAGAGCCTCTGTTGGTACCAGGCAGAGTGACGATCAAGTTTTGGGAGACAACCAAAGATGGGGATCAGTCTCCTGCCCAAAGCCTCAGTTTCCATATGCAGCAACATGGAAGCAACATCTCTCACATGAAGGGTTTGATTTCGAGGTGA
- the LOC126394417 gene encoding immediate early response 3-interacting protein 1-like: MAFTLYSLIQAAILCVNAVAVLHEERFLSKIGWGVDQSVGGFGDEPGIKVQLMNLVRSVRTVMRVPLIGVNAVCIVLLLLFG, from the exons ATGGCGTTTACTTTGTATTCTCTCATTCAAGCAGCAATCCTGTGCGTCAATGCTGTCGCTGTATTGCACGAAGAAAGATTTCTGAGTAAAA TCGGCTGGGGAGTGGACCAAAGTGTCGGAGGTTTTGGTGATGAACCAGGCATCAAAGTGCAGCTAATGAACCTTGTCCGCTCTGTGAGGACAGTAATGAGAG TGCCGCTGATAGGAGTGAATGCAGTGTGCATagtgctgctgctcctgtttGGATGA